In the Salmo trutta chromosome 33, fSalTru1.1, whole genome shotgun sequence genome, one interval contains:
- the im:7136021 gene encoding uncharacterized protein im:7136021 isoform X1, whose protein sequence is MAFRTVGAAQLPSEVWVHVFGYLSTTDKLNIRSCCKYFKKMVDHWSLWKGNTVVLKKLCAYTSQFWTTLRRRKISSVVVQKASLKEWKQLALSLPWLTTIAVEHCFDVKAFEILKQFHNLKRLAIRRCRCGQGLSDAIVPLQQVTHFSVCEMHCAPRSDIISVVSKLSHLTSLLYHEGNHPIPRQTFHLMLNRLPHLKHLSLKMGTQHGSLPDDYFSISKTNTFPEDPQVGQPGLTSLELLDYMDPTLPEEALKCLPSLQSLAVDYRDRDVDPSRCHLKTWLRDLPQLAVLNVAKGHPISAYAHSIPNTVTSLTLQRVMVEQKDMKALGKQASGLLFLHFDPCSYNSSSSIGEIPKLFPQLMTLKMRHYNVPEREFLSLQQLKHLEQLEILDAHSPSPHLLQLIHKLQVLTNHRTQIIHSLGPRDPTTCYCTHY, encoded by the exons ATGGCATTTCGTACGGTGGGAGCTGCACAACTACCATCAGAGGTATGGGTCCACGTGTTTGGATATCtttcaacaacagacaaactaaacattAGATCATGCtgtaaatatttcaaaaaaatgGTTGACCACTGGTCTCTTTGGAAAGGCAACACAGTGGTGCTTAAAAAGCTGTGTGCCTACACCTCGCAGTTCTGGACAACTCTTCGCCGCAGGAAAATCAGCTCAGTTGTTGTACAGAAGGCAAGTTTGAAAGAATGGAAACAGCTTGCCCTATCCCTACCTTGGCTCACCACAATAGCCGTGGAGCATTGTTTCGACGTGAAAGCCTTTGAAATTCTCAAGCAATTTCATAACTTGAAGAGGCTGGCTATTCGCAGGTGTCGCTGTGGCCAGGGACTGTCTGACGCAATAGTGCCTCTGCAGCAAGTGACTCATTTTAGTGTGTGCGAGATGCACTGTGCTCCAAGATCAGATATTATTAGTGTCGTCTCAAAGCTCTCCCATCTGACGTCTCTACTCTATCACGAAGGCAATCATCCTATCCCAAGACAGACATTCCACCTAATGCTTAACCGCTTGCCACATCTGAAGCATCTGTCTTTGAAAATGGGAACACAACATGGTTCTCTCCCAGATGATTATTTTAGTATTtctaaaacaaatacatttccaG AAGATCCACAGGTCGGGCAACCAGGCTTGACCAGTCTGGAGCTTCTTGACTACATGGACCCCACCTTACCTGAAGAGGCGCTGAAGTGCCTCCCCTCCCTGCAGAGTCTAGCAGTGGACTACAGAGACAGGGACGTGGATCCCAGCAGGTGCCACCTGAAAACATGGCTGAGGGACCTCCCTCAACTGGCAGTTCTCAACGTTGCAA aaGGCCATCCCATCAGTGCTTATGCTCACTCCATTCCCAACACAGTGACCAGTTTAACTCTGCAGCGGGTGATGGTGGAGCAGAAGGACATGAAGGCTCTAGGGAAACAGGCTTCAGGCCTCTTGTTTCTGCACTTTGATCCATGCAGCtataacagcagcagcagcatcggAGAGATCCCCAAACTATTCCCCCAGCTCATGACCCTTAAAATGCG ACACTACAATGTACCAGAGAGGGAGTTCTTGAGCCTCCAACAGTTGAAGCATTTGGAGCAGTTGGAGATCCTTGATGCACACAGTCCTAGTCCTCACCTTCTGCAGCTGATCCACAAGCTGCAGGTCCTGACCAACCACAGAACCCAAATCATCCATTCTCTGGGCCCGAGAGATCCCACAACCTGCTACTGTACTCACTACTAA
- the im:7136021 gene encoding uncharacterized protein im:7136021 isoform X2 gives MDPTLPEEALKCLPSLQSLAVDYRDRDVDPSRCHLKTWLRDLPQLAVLNVAKGHPISAYAHSIPNTVTSLTLQRVMVEQKDMKALGKQASGLLFLHFDPCSYNSSSSIGEIPKLFPQLMTLKMRHYNVPEREFLSLQQLKHLEQLEILDAHSPSPHLLQLIHKLQVLTNHRTQIIHSLGPRDPTTCYCTHY, from the exons ATGGACCCCACCTTACCTGAAGAGGCGCTGAAGTGCCTCCCCTCCCTGCAGAGTCTAGCAGTGGACTACAGAGACAGGGACGTGGATCCCAGCAGGTGCCACCTGAAAACATGGCTGAGGGACCTCCCTCAACTGGCAGTTCTCAACGTTGCAA aaGGCCATCCCATCAGTGCTTATGCTCACTCCATTCCCAACACAGTGACCAGTTTAACTCTGCAGCGGGTGATGGTGGAGCAGAAGGACATGAAGGCTCTAGGGAAACAGGCTTCAGGCCTCTTGTTTCTGCACTTTGATCCATGCAGCtataacagcagcagcagcatcggAGAGATCCCCAAACTATTCCCCCAGCTCATGACCCTTAAAATGCG ACACTACAATGTACCAGAGAGGGAGTTCTTGAGCCTCCAACAGTTGAAGCATTTGGAGCAGTTGGAGATCCTTGATGCACACAGTCCTAGTCCTCACCTTCTGCAGCTGATCCACAAGCTGCAGGTCCTGACCAACCACAGAACCCAAATCATCCATTCTCTGGGCCCGAGAGATCCCACAACCTGCTACTGTACTCACTACTAA